The following proteins are encoded in a genomic region of Oryzias latipes chromosome 17, ASM223467v1:
- the greb1l gene encoding GREB1-like protein isoform X3, which translates to MGNSYAGQLKSARFEEALHNSIEASLRSSSGDPQPIFTQLYLEPEPCQDGKPKANTTGSDSVNGHSSNDLEEAEEDDDSDSSSPPLPYLQTPAPEGCCTLDGFCQAGKDIRLVSIATESIEVPAGFELVGAKSPSVPEHILVCAVDRRFLPDENGKNALLGFSGNCVGCGEKGFRYFTEFSNHINLKLSTQPKKQKHLKYYLVKNSQGALCKGPLICWKDSKTRQFPSSATSSKPSLSSSLSSKENGGSNGHSLSPFSLSDSPPTRATQTSAFFSSQDLGKDCSFLKPLTSTPGNKTLPIVPTALRVNGPTNGIGVELHPPLLSPSQVSLGPQGQGCRSADLGDSPVSSAMNSGPPKKRHRSWHPSSLVPVPPTAVPVPAIRPIVCSSGSVLAVSSPQPPVSAVIQPQPVTAGETVIIPDNLLNSSGVRPVILIGHGTLPYFYGNVGDIVVSPLLVSCYKSSQLTEKTLETLGLHRSQMLSVETTILLTLQYLGRLGPEQIPLREELEQIVLKAMLCCPGSPAITPSQLPWLARLEASVSGGTVQVVVTHSSLGEGISESLRSLREGPRHQRSLPTYVVVICASKMSGNEFCVLVLGKYQARALAEGMLTTNEFLKEISYELITGKVSVLASHFKTTSLGDNLDKQLVRYQRRRKGQVTLPYQGDVPEHFHCQEAASMLPLTDAVEPLQKIFQIFPAQLSVARSLLSQVCSIADSGSQNLDLGRFSKVDFLVLVPPSHILVHQTAQRIRQSGVLVDLGNEDVSTASQKSEKYVVRLDSDVHARMEAFMKKVKQNPYTLFVLIHDNAHVDLTSALSGSVCHGELQGLADRVVNCQEVLEALNLLVLQVSCFPYTLQTRQSRISISNEIHWPSAESLQREQCPNELVYFGLRDYSSSLQWGVASPILRCDEAFEKMVLTLLERHSHLHSMVVRSFLLIQQYTEAMMALTSSPSLRDHITPETLAMVEDLINTPSKESSQGCGHMLLVRVPSLQLAMLARERLEDVRDKLGLQLCFAVLLGSPASELSLSRNFISRLKAWRGCENEDWVPHTYEDLEGLPCIVILTGKDPLGETFPRSLKYSDLRLIDSSYLTRTALEQEVGLACTYVSVDAVRDPKLGMACRESDAEKAATSMNDGEELERPHSNGSAATRTSGSLVENGVSSSDIADSFQKPSTSSSHPGDPVTSDIGTLTQVFKQECDSLGSQLSSNPCKASNALPSLYSSSSSSSPSTSSSSGQKPSQSTQSGQPPSSPRVSPRTVILSRAAYNLLAGESASQLSSVSLLPHADVSWSSPLRPVFTHDLQGAEQSAHYRQWTVARQHHADYEASPVPHPRRLLLSGPPQVGKTGAYLQLLRLLHRMLIRLLEVDVYDEEEEHEEDESTAVTTAGNSQWPDVEEIRKMPFDPTPRDPKFRKASPVYSPRIPRFFKDLRQEVESQTPTKRLTKSIRLSRFAAHNAFHHCEQCHAYCEAGPAAQLSECTFHAFTFSSSMLGEEVQLQFFIPKAKEKHFVFSQEGSHLECLRLPLVSTKDPDLLKSPIFTPTTGRQEHGLLNLFHAMEGTSHLHILVIKQFEMPHYRKYWPNHILLVLPAMFNNAGVGAARFMIKELSYHNLELERNRLEEQGVKRQDVWPFIVMMDDSCVQWNAHQSADGSDASDPSPSSTNVSLKSVLQHMENTPKILLYAMCGISKWSSSLASKTPSRPFSRCHLHDFVMLNVDLTQNVQYDLNRYDCEEVDINLRINSSGLLLCRFNNFSLMKKHIPVGGNKDFVVKPKLMEIENPATFIPSQYVCAPDSEQTLLDAPAQFLLERFLLSCSHRLFPKAVRNRNNPVLSIDSYLNLSPEISVCYINSRPHSTNLNHQGLVFSGLLLYLCDSFVVSGLLKKFRFLKGATLCVICQDRSSLRQTIVRLELEDEWQFRLRDEFQTANCSEDRPLYFLTGRHV; encoded by the exons ATGGGGAACTCGTATGCCGGGCAGCTGAAGTCGGCTCGATTTGAGGAGGCTCTCCACAACTCAATTGAGGCATCTCTGCGCTCCAGCAGCGGAGATCCACAACCCATCTTCACACAACTCTACCTGGAGCCAGAACCGTGTCAAG atggGAAGCCGAAAGCTAACACAACGGGGAGCGACAGCGTCAATGGTCACTCCTCCAATGACCTTGAAGAAGCAGAAGAGGACGACGACTCCGACAGCAGCAGCCCTCCACTTCCTTATCTGCAGACCCCAGCGCCGGAAGGTTGCTGCACACTGGACG GATTCTGTCAAGCTGGGAAGGACATCCGCCTGGTTTCCATAGCAACAGAGTCAATCGAAGTCCCAGCGGGCTTCGAGCTCGTTGGTGCCAAGTCCCCCAGTGTTCCCGAGCACATTTTGGTGTGTGCCGTGGACCGCCGCTTTCTGCCTGACGAGAATGGGAAAAATGCACTTTTAG GTTTTTCGGGAAACTGCGTGGGCTGCGGTGAAAAGGGCTTCAGATACTTCACTGAGTTCTCCAATCACATCAACCTGAAGTTATCCACACAGCCCAAGAAGCAGAAGCACTTAAAATACTACCTGGTGAAGAATTCTCAGGGTGCTCTGTGCAAAGGACCCCTCATTTGCTGGAAAG ACAGCAAAACCCGTCAGTTCCCCAGCAGTGCGACATCCTCCAAACCCAGTTTGTCCTCCTCGCTGAGCAGCAAAGAAAACGGAGGCTCCAACGGACACAGCTTGTCTCCGTTTTCACTCTCAG ATTCTCCCCCCACCAGAGCAACACAAACATCTGCCTTCTTCAGCAGTCAGGACCTTGGAAAGGATTGTAGCTTCCTCAAACCTCTGACCTCCACTCCTGGAAATAAGACTCTGCCGATAG TACCCACAGCTCTTAGGGTAAACGGACCGACCAACGGCATCGGTGTTGAATTGCATCCTCCCCTACTGAGCCCCTCCCAGGTCTCCCTGGGACCCCAGGGTCAGGGGTGTCGGAGTGCAGATTTAGGGGACAGCCCAG TTTCTTCGGCCATGAACTCCGGTCCTCCGAAGAAGCGCCACCGCAGCTGGCATCCCAGCTCGCTGGTGCCGGTCCCGCCCACAGCAGTTCCTGTTCCTGCCATTCGGCCCATAGTTTGTTCTTCAG GTTCTGTGTTGGCGGTGTCGTCTCCGCAGCCTCCGGTCTCAGCCGTCATTCAGCCGCAGCCGGTCACCGCCGGAGAAACCGTCATCATCCCTGACAACCTGCTCAACTCCTCAGGAGTCCGACCTGTCATCCTCATCG GTCATGGCACTTTACCTTATTTCTATGGAAATGTTGGCGACATAGTAGTGAGCCCCCTGCTGGTCAGTTGCTATAAGAGCAGCCAGCTGACAGAAAAAACCCTGGAGACTTTGGGGCTCCACCGCAGCCAGATGCTCAGCGTGGAGACCACCATCCTGCTCACCTTACAGTATCTTGGACGGTTGG GCCCGGAGCAGATCCCTTTGCGTGAGGAGCTGGAGCAGATCGTGTTGAAGGCCATGCTGTGCTGTCCCGGCAGCCCCGCCATCACTCCGTCACAGCTGCCGTGGCTGGCCCGCCTGGAAGCCAGCGTCTCTGGGGGCACCGTCCAGGTTGTGGTGACCCACAGCTCTCTGGGGGAGGGCATCTCTGAGTCCCTGCGTTCTCTCCGTGAGGGTCCTCGCCATCAGCGAAGCCTGCCAACCTACGTGGTGGTCATTTGTGCCTCGAAAATGAGCGGGAACGAGTTCTGCGTGCTGGTTTTGG GGAAATATCAAGCGCGAGCTTTAGCCGAAGGCATGCTGACCACCAACGAGTTCCTGAAAGAAATCAGCTACGAGCTCATCACCGGGAAAGTCAGCGTTCTGGCCTCTCACTTCAAAACCACCTCTCTAG GAGACAATCTTGACAAGCAGCTGGTGCGATACCAACGCAGACGGAAAGGACAGGTCACCCTGCCCTATCAGGGCGATGTCCCCGAGCACTTCCACTGCCAGGAGGCTGCCAGCATGTTGCCGCTGACAGACGCAG TGGAACCTTTGCAGAAGATCTTTCAGATCTTTCCAGCCCAGCTGAGTGTGGCTCGAAGTCTCCTCTCCCAAGTCTGCTCCATCGCCGACTCTGGGTCCCAGAACCTCGACCTGGGACGTTTTTCTAAGGTggacttcctggttttggtcccTCCGTCTCACATCCTGGTCCACCAAACCGCACAGCGAATCCGACAATCAG GGGTGCTCGTGGATTTGGGAAACGAGGACGTTTCCACAGCGAGCCAAAAATCGGAAAAGTACGTGGTGCGTCTGGACTCTGACGTTCACGCCAGGATGGAGGCCTTCATGAAGAAAGTCAAGCAGAACCCCTACACCCTGTTTGTTCTGATTCATGACAACGCACACGTTGACCTCACAAG TGCGTTGTCAGGCTCTGTGTGCCACGGAGAGCTGCAGGGTCTGGCTGATCGAGTGGTGAACTGCCAAGAGGTCCTTGAGGCCTTGAACCTCTTGGTCCTTCAGGTTAGCTGCTTCCCTTACACCCTGCAGACGCGGCAGTCCCGCATCAGCATCTCCAACGAGATTCATTGGCCTTCTGCTGAAAGTCTG CAGAGGGAGCAGTGTCCCAATGAGCTGGTGTACTTTGGCCTGAGGGACTACAGCAGCTCCCTGCAGTGGGGCGTGGCCAGCCCCATCCTGCGCTGCGATGAGGCCTTTGAGAAAATGGTCCTCACTCTGCTGGAGAG ACACTCTCACCTGCACAGCATGGTGGTCCGCAGCTTCCTGCTGATTCAGCAGTACACCGAGGCGATGATGGCTCTCACCTCCTCCCCGTCCCTGAGAGACCACATAACCCCAGAGACGCTGGCCATGGTGGAGGACCTGATTAACACTCCTAGCAAAGAGAGCTCACAGGGTTGCGGCCACATGCTGCTAGTGCGCGTCCCCTCGCTGCAGCTGGCCATGTTGGCCCGAGAACGGCTGGAGGACGTGAGGGACAAGCTGGGGCTGCAGCTCTGCTTCGCCGTGCTGCTGGGAAGTCCTGCGTCTGAGCTGAGCCTGTCCAGAAACTTCATCAGTCGCCTCAAG GCATGGAGAGGCTGTGAAAATGAGGACTGGGTACCACACACCTATGAGGACCTTGAAGGGCTGCCCTGCATTGTCATCCTCACAGGAAAAGACCCTCTTGGAGAGACTTTCCCCAG GTCTTTGAAATATAGTGACCTGCGCCTGATAGACTCCAGTTACCTGACACGCACAGCCCTGGAGCAGGAGGTGGGTCTGGCCTGCACCTATGTGTCCGTGGACGCGGTCCGGGACCCCAAGTTGGGGATGGCGTGTCGGGAATCAGACGCAGAAAAGGCTGCCACCAGTATGAATGATGGGGAAGAGCTGGAGAGGCCTCACAGCAATGGCAGCGCCGCAACCAGGACGTCAG GCTCTCTGGTTGAAAATGGAGTGAGCTCATCTGACATCGCAGACTCCTTCCAAAAGCCCTCCACCTCCAGCTCCCACCCCGGGGATCCCGTCACCTCTGACATCGGCACCCTAACACAAGTATTCAAGCAGGAGTGCGACTCTCTTGGAAGCCAGCTTTCCTCCAACCCCTGTAAAGCCTCCAACGCCCTCCCGTCTCTCTACTCCagctcctcatcttcctccccCTCCACATCTTCTTCCTCTGGCCAGAAGCCCAGCCAGTCCACACAGAGCGGCCAACCGCCGTCCTCCCCCAGAGTGTCTCCGCGGACAGTCATCCTGTCCAGAGCCGCTTACAACCTCTTGGCAGGGGAGTCGGCGAGTCAGCTGAGCTCCGTCTCCCTCCTGCCTCACGCAGATGTGTCCTGGAGCAGCCCGCTGAGGCCTGTTTTCACTCACGACCTGCAGGGGGCGGAGCAGAGCGCGCATTACCGCCAGTGGACCGTCGCTAGGCAGCACCATGCTGATTATGAAGCGTCACCGGTGCCCCATCCCAGACGCCTGCTGCTCAGTGGACCACCACAG GTGGGAAAAACGGGTGCTTATTTACAGCTTCTGCGTCTCCTTCATCGAATGCTTATAAGGCTGTTGGAGGTAGATGTGtacgatgaagaggaggagcatGAAGAGGACG AAAGTACAGCGGTAACAACTGCAGGGAATTCCCAATGGCCTGATGTTGAGGAAATTCGAAAGATGCCCTTTGATCCCACCCCCCGAGATCCTAAGTTCAGGAAAGCCAGCCCCGTTTACTCTCCCAGGATCCCCAGGTTCTTCAAAG ACCTTAGGCAGGAAGTAGAAAGCCAAACGCCAACCAAGCGGCTGACCAAGTCAATCCGGCTCAGTAGGTTTGCAGCTCACAACGCCTTTCATCACTGTGAGCAGTGTCACGCCTACTGCGAGGCAGGTCCTGCTGCACAG CTGTCGGAGTGCACCTTCCACGCTTTCACCTTCTCCTCGTCCATGCTTGGAGAGGAGGTCCAGCTTCAGTTTTTCATCCCTAAAGCCAAGGAGAAGCACTTCGTCTTCAGTCAGGAGGGCAGCCACCTGGAGTGCCTGCGTCTGCCTCTGGTGTCCACAAAG GATCCCGATCTTTTAAAAAGTCCGATCTTCACCCCGACAACGGGACGCCAAGAGCACGGCCTGCTGAACCTTTTCCATGCCATGGAGGGCACCTCCCACCTGCACATCCTGGTGATCAAGCAGTTCGAGATGCCCCACTACAGGAAGTACTGGCCCAACCACATCCTGCTCGTCCTGCCAGCGATGTTCAATAACGCTGGAGTGG GTGCTGCTCGCTTCATGATCAAAGAGCTGTCGTACCATAACCTTGAGCTGGAGAGAAACCGCCTGGAAGAGCAAGGCGTCAAAAGGCAAGATGTATGGCCTTTCATTGTGATGATGGACGACTCCTGCGTGCAGTGGAACGCCCACCAGTCAGCAGATGGAAG tGACGCCTCAGATCCAAGCCCGTCGTCGACCAACGTGTCGTTGAAGTCGGTGCTGCAGCACATGGAAAACACCCCGAAAATCCTACTGTACGCCATGTGCGGGATCTCCAAGTGGAGCAGCAGCCTGGCCAGCAAGACTCCTAGCAGGCCCTTCAGTCGATGCCACCTGCACGACTTTGTCATGCTGAACGTGGACCTGACGCAGAACGTTCAGTATGACCTTAACCG TTATGACTGTGAGGAAGTAGACATTAACCTGAGGATTAACAGCAGTGGCTTACTGCTGTGCCGCTTCAACAACTTCAGCCTGATGAAGAAACACATTCCAGTCGGAGGAAACAAGGATTTTGTAGTCAAGCCCAAACTAATG GAAATTGAGAATCCAGCAACATTTATCCCATCCCAGTACGTCTGCGCCCCCGACAGCGAGCAGACCCTCTTAGATGCTCCGGCCCAGTTCCTGCTGGAGAGGTTCCTGCTGAGCTGCAGCCACAGACTCTTTCCAAAGGCGGTCCGGAACCGAAACAACCCAGTTCTGTCCATTGACAGTTACCTCAACCTCAGCCCGGAG ATCTCTGTGTGCTACATCAACTCTCGCCCACACTCCACCAACCTGAACCATCAGGGTCTGGTGTTCAGCGGCCTGCTGCTTTACCTCTGCGACTCCTTTGTTGTCTCTGGACTCCTGAAAAAGTTCCGTTTCCTCAAAG GCGCCACTCTctgcgtgatctgtcaggaccGCAGCTCCCTACGTCAGACCATCGTCCGACTGGAGCTGGAGGACGAGTGGCAGTTCCGGCTGCGGGACGAGTTTCAGACGGCCAACTGCAGTGAGGATCGACCCCTCTACTTTCTGACCGGACGACACGTTTGA